The Ramlibacter sp. PS4R-6 nucleotide sequence CCGGACGCATCGACGTCGATCGACAGCCGCCGCGCATCGAACTCCATCGTGACGACTTGCCCCGGGTGCAGCGGGCGCACGCGCTCGGCACGGGCGCGGCTGCGCGCCTGCTCGCCCAGCGGGTTGTTGTACGGCTGCCCGACGGCGAATTGCGCGGCCTGGGCGTCGCATTCGCCGGGTGCGAACACCGGTGGCGGCGGTGCTTCGGGCACGTCCGGCGGTGGCACGGTGCAGCCGGCAACGAGGGCGAGGGCGGCGGGGGCCAGGCAGGCGAATTTCATCGGCGCCATTGTGCCGCGCTTGGGGAAT carries:
- a CDS encoding I78 family peptidase inhibitor: MKFACLAPAALALVAGCTVPPPDVPEAPPPPVFAPGECDAQAAQFAVGQPYNNPLGEQARSRARAERVRPLHPGQVVTMEFDARRLSIDVDASGKVVAVRCG